One Arthrobacter sp. FW306-07-I genomic window carries:
- a CDS encoding VOC family protein: MPGTAITTAFIPVRNPQAAAGWYSRMLGLTVGQANNFSAVLSAAGTASVTLMGPDSGINAQPGLAWATCNFLVEDLEGARARLADNGVAVGAITGAQDVCLFFTAQDPDGNTLLLTDR, translated from the coding sequence ATGCCCGGTACAGCCATCACCACCGCCTTCATCCCCGTCCGGAACCCACAGGCGGCAGCCGGCTGGTACAGCCGCATGCTCGGACTCACGGTGGGGCAAGCCAACAACTTCTCGGCCGTCCTCTCCGCCGCGGGAACGGCATCGGTGACCCTCATGGGCCCGGACAGCGGCATCAACGCCCAGCCCGGCCTTGCCTGGGCAACCTGCAACTTCCTCGTCGAGGACCTGGAGGGAGCCCGCGCCCGGCTCGCAGACAACGGGGTTGCCGTTGGCGCCATCACGGGCGCCCAGGATGTCTGCCTCTTCTTTACAGCCCAGGACCCTGACGGCAACACGCTGCTGCTGACCGACCGTTAG
- a CDS encoding IS30 family transposase, whose translation MTRREAAKELGINRCTAQEWDNGVRRTRNGRIYRDGRRVDYTSGVMTLTTDEAITDSGAFPALAALEKPLDARFLTLQDRERIADLRAAGTPVRKIARELGRSASTISRELARNSVNDGKYYAYAAQRAATARRPRPKDSKLVTHHRLRKYVKKKLLRRWSPEQISNKLIRKFPNDPEMRVSPETIYQALYFQARGGLKREVQAALRTGRTRRKPHKDPQQRQPRFADPMVMISERPPEVEDRAVPGHWEGDLITGASNQSAIATLVERTTRYVMLVHLPGDHTAETVRDGLIATMKTLPEHLRGSLTWDQGAEMAAHKSFTMATDMQVYFCDPASPWQRGSNENTNGLLRQYFEKGTDLSIYGPEDLEHVAQELNSRPRKTLGWDTPAERLRDLLMTT comes from the coding sequence ATGACACGCCGGGAGGCTGCCAAAGAACTGGGCATTAACCGGTGCACGGCCCAGGAATGGGACAACGGGGTCAGAAGGACACGGAACGGGCGAATCTACCGTGATGGCCGCCGGGTCGATTACACCAGTGGTGTGATGACACTGACCACCGACGAAGCGATCACCGATTCTGGCGCGTTTCCCGCACTTGCGGCCTTGGAGAAACCACTGGATGCCAGATTCCTGACTTTGCAGGACCGGGAACGGATTGCTGACCTCCGCGCTGCCGGCACACCGGTCCGGAAGATCGCCAGGGAGCTGGGCCGGTCCGCCTCGACCATCAGCCGGGAACTGGCCAGGAACAGTGTCAACGATGGGAAGTATTACGCCTATGCAGCCCAACGTGCCGCGACCGCCCGGCGGCCCCGGCCCAAGGACAGCAAGCTGGTCACTCACCACCGGTTACGAAAGTATGTGAAGAAGAAGCTGCTTCGGCGCTGGTCACCGGAACAGATCAGCAACAAGCTGATCAGGAAGTTTCCCAACGACCCGGAGATGCGCGTGAGCCCAGAAACGATCTATCAGGCCCTCTACTTCCAGGCCCGCGGAGGACTCAAACGTGAAGTCCAGGCAGCTCTGCGCACCGGCCGGACGCGCCGTAAGCCTCACAAGGACCCCCAGCAGCGGCAGCCCCGCTTCGCTGACCCTATGGTGATGATCTCCGAACGCCCACCCGAAGTTGAAGACCGCGCCGTTCCAGGACACTGGGAAGGAGACCTGATCACCGGGGCAAGCAACCAGTCCGCCATCGCCACCCTCGTTGAACGCACCACCAGATACGTCATGCTCGTCCATCTGCCCGGAGACCACACCGCCGAAACCGTCCGTGATGGCCTCATCGCCACGATGAAGACACTCCCCGAACACCTCCGAGGCTCCCTGACCTGGGACCAGGGCGCGGAAATGGCAGCCCACAAATCCTTCACCATGGCCACGGACATGCAGGTCTACTTCTGCGACCCCGCCAGCCCCTGGCAACGCGGCTCCAACGAAAACACCAATGGCTTGCTGCGCCAATACTTCGAAAAAGGCACGGACCTATCCATCTATGGCCCCGAAGACCTCGAACACGTCGCCCAAGAACTCAACAGCCGACCACGCAAAACGCTCGGCTGGGACACCCCAGCCGAGCGTCTGCGTGATCTACTAATGACCACATAA